In one Niallia taxi genomic region, the following are encoded:
- a CDS encoding glycosyltransferase family 39 protein, giving the protein MKKWTKGRFDILLIAILLFSAGLNFYNLQNAGTNSYYSVAVKSMLTSFHNFFFVSFDPAGFITVDKPPVALWIQAIFAKIFGFNDFVLLLTEALAGVISVWLLYIMVKPKFGRAAALISSLVLACSPIFVAVVRTNNVDSILIVTLMTAALALMKAVEKQKLGWLLLSFALVGVGFNVKMLQAYMVLPAFAFYYFFATREIKIWKKIIHLAASTLLLLVISLSWALAVDMTPESERPYMGGSETNSVLELAFGYNGLSRLTGQDSGMGGGGSAQAPQAQTQTQTDDASTSANSSSSTSEEGLPSMPSGGQQGDGGSSSQSGMFNTGEAGPLRLFQSELSGQISWLLPFVLFAIIGLFVSFIKTRKYTMKHHFAAFWFIWLAPMFVFFSIALFYHHYYLSMMGPAIAALVGIGFTTLWDFYKEEKGWESWLLPVGILVTFFFEALIVYQNSSSVSIIWMWVGIILGVVLFMLLIAGKSSASIKETIAVISILALLVLPIYWTAITITKTGNESTPTAGPTSGMGGPGGGGGGMGAFGGNMQQGEMPSSIQSGNMPTDAGEAPSGFPGRDTNDDSSDGMGRMGGGGDMESIDSGLMSYLEDNYNGEKFFLAVQRAQSAYSIMLNTDYAVMAMGGFGGSDPAPTVEELEKMAEAGEIKYFLLSGQGMGGNSEVTEWIQENCVEVPSSEYSSDTTDTTDSSAASDMRGMGQTLYEYQK; this is encoded by the coding sequence ATGAAAAAATGGACAAAGGGAAGATTTGATATCCTTTTAATCGCTATATTGCTGTTTTCTGCTGGATTAAACTTCTATAATCTGCAGAATGCTGGCACGAATTCTTATTATTCTGTAGCTGTGAAAAGTATGTTGACAAGCTTCCATAACTTTTTCTTTGTTTCCTTCGATCCAGCTGGATTTATTACTGTTGATAAACCTCCAGTTGCATTATGGATTCAAGCGATTTTTGCCAAGATTTTTGGCTTTAATGACTTCGTACTTCTTTTGACTGAGGCATTGGCAGGGGTTATTTCTGTATGGCTGTTATATATCATGGTTAAGCCGAAATTCGGTAGAGCAGCAGCGCTTATTTCTAGTTTAGTCCTGGCTTGCTCCCCGATTTTTGTAGCTGTTGTCAGAACGAATAATGTTGACAGTATTTTGATTGTCACATTAATGACGGCAGCCTTGGCGTTAATGAAAGCTGTTGAAAAGCAAAAGCTTGGTTGGCTGCTATTAAGTTTTGCTCTTGTTGGTGTTGGCTTTAACGTGAAAATGCTGCAAGCATATATGGTATTGCCTGCATTTGCATTTTATTATTTCTTTGCAACAAGAGAAATAAAAATCTGGAAAAAAATCATTCATTTAGCGGCATCAACGCTATTACTTCTTGTTATATCATTGTCGTGGGCACTTGCCGTCGATATGACTCCTGAGAGCGAAAGACCGTATATGGGTGGAAGTGAAACAAATTCAGTGTTAGAGCTTGCCTTCGGGTATAACGGCCTATCGCGATTAACTGGTCAAGATTCTGGCATGGGAGGCGGTGGAAGTGCACAAGCACCGCAAGCTCAGACACAAACGCAAACAGATGATGCTAGTACATCAGCAAACAGCAGTTCAAGTACAAGTGAGGAAGGTCTTCCATCTATGCCTAGTGGTGGGCAGCAAGGGGACGGTGGCAGTTCAAGTCAATCTGGCATGTTTAATACAGGGGAAGCAGGACCGCTTCGTTTATTCCAAAGCGAGTTATCTGGCCAAATCAGCTGGCTGCTCCCATTCGTATTATTTGCAATCATAGGGCTATTCGTGTCCTTCATTAAAACAAGAAAGTATACAATGAAGCATCATTTTGCTGCATTCTGGTTCATCTGGCTTGCACCTATGTTCGTATTCTTTAGCATCGCATTGTTTTACCATCATTATTACTTGAGTATGATGGGACCTGCCATTGCCGCACTTGTCGGTATCGGCTTTACAACATTATGGGATTTCTATAAGGAAGAGAAGGGATGGGAAAGCTGGCTGCTTCCTGTTGGCATACTTGTCACTTTCTTTTTCGAGGCGTTAATTGTTTATCAAAACAGCTCATCTGTTTCGATCATTTGGATGTGGGTTGGCATCATATTAGGTGTTGTCCTGTTCATGCTCTTGATTGCAGGAAAATCAAGTGCGTCTATTAAGGAGACAATTGCTGTGATAAGTATATTGGCATTATTAGTACTGCCAATATATTGGACAGCTATTACCATCACAAAGACTGGCAATGAGTCTACACCAACTGCTGGACCAACTAGTGGAATGGGCGGACCAGGCGGCGGTGGCGGAGGCATGGGTGCCTTTGGTGGCAATATGCAGCAAGGCGAAATGCCAAGCAGTATCCAGTCGGGCAATATGCCGACTGATGCTGGAGAAGCACCATCTGGTTTCCCTGGTAGAGATACAAATGATGATAGCAGTGATGGAATGGGTCGCATGGGCGGCGGAGGAGATATGGAAAGCATTGACTCTGGCTTAATGTCTTATTTAGAAGACAACTATAATGGCGAGAAATTCTTCCTTGCTGTACAGAGAGCTCAATCGGCTTACTCCATCATGCTGAACACAGACTATGCTGTAATGGCAATGGGTGGTTTTGGCGGCTCTGATCCTGCACCGACAGTAGAAGAGCTCGAAAAAATGGCAGAAGCAGGAGAAATTAAGTACTTCTTACTATCCGGACAAGGAATGGGAGGCAATAGTGAAGTTACAGAGTGGATACAGGAAAACTGTGTGGAGGTACCGAGCAGTGAGTATTCCTCAGATACAACAGACACTACTGACAGCTCTGCTGCATCAGATATGAGAGGCATGGGCCAAACCTTGTATGAGTACCAAAAGTAA
- a CDS encoding response regulator transcription factor: MKLLVVEDNKPLLESIKGILEKEYSVDTADNGEDGLFFAQQNIYDLIVLDVMLPYMNGFEIVQILRKEKVNTPVLFLTAKDSLEDRVKGLEFGGDDYLVKPFQAPELEARIKALLRRSGALDIDAGLKYDEIVLTGKENDVLVKGVPIKLTVKQYELLEYLIQNTGKILTKEQIFDRIWGFDSDTTIAIVEVFIHQLRKKLEDFAYHKDIQTVRGVGYILKKA, encoded by the coding sequence ATGAAATTACTAGTTGTGGAGGATAATAAGCCATTATTAGAATCCATAAAAGGGATATTGGAGAAGGAATATTCTGTGGATACTGCAGATAATGGCGAAGACGGATTATTTTTTGCACAGCAAAACATATATGATTTAATCGTCTTGGATGTCATGCTACCATATATGAATGGCTTTGAAATTGTGCAAATACTGCGCAAGGAAAAGGTTAATACACCCGTACTGTTCTTAACAGCAAAGGATTCGCTTGAGGACAGGGTAAAAGGCTTAGAATTCGGCGGAGACGATTATTTAGTCAAACCGTTTCAGGCTCCTGAGCTAGAGGCAAGAATTAAAGCACTGCTTAGAAGAAGCGGAGCATTAGATATAGATGCAGGGCTTAAGTATGATGAAATAGTGCTGACTGGAAAAGAAAATGATGTGCTTGTGAAAGGTGTTCCAATTAAGTTAACGGTCAAGCAATATGAATTGCTGGAGTATTTAATCCAAAACACAGGGAAAATTCTAACGAAGGAACAAATATTTGACCGTATTTGGGGATTTGATTCTGATACGACAATCGCCATAGTGGAAGTGTTCATTCATCAGCTTCGCAAAAAATTAGAAGATTTTGCTTATCATAAAGATATTCAAACTGTCCGAGGTGTTGGATATATTTTGAAGAAAGCATAA
- a CDS encoding sensor histidine kinase, protein MFQKTRIKLTFLNSLVFILLMVVLGVMIYHYTEKQIYKDINKSLEEAVESVSHPDQREVGRGPVGDPQISLIKWTEDKEIDSISQNIINYASEFENFYPKDYDRIVEKQTVSGYSYNTIAVKVKMEDGTKETFQFIRSTNPEKSMLNRLIIIMTLGVLAGSIFAILAGYFLAGRALVPIQKSWESQQQFVSDASHELRTPLAVIQSRTDLLFQEPDATIQEKAIDISVISKETRRLNKLVTSLLTLARSDSNQMEISKQEFALDVLIQEVIDQYADIAEFQGKRIYTDTITPIKLIGDKERIHQLLVILVDNSMKFTDEGGTIAINAAAKAHTIELEVKDNGIGIPKQDISKIFNRFYQVEQSRTDIEGTGLGLSIAKWIIDKHSGTIRVDSELEKGTRFEITFPKLGQ, encoded by the coding sequence ATGTTCCAAAAGACAAGAATTAAGTTAACCTTTCTTAATTCGCTTGTATTCATATTATTGATGGTCGTCCTTGGTGTGATGATTTATCATTACACAGAAAAGCAAATATATAAGGATATAAATAAGTCACTGGAAGAAGCGGTGGAATCCGTTAGTCATCCAGACCAAAGGGAAGTCGGAAGGGGTCCAGTGGGCGACCCGCAAATCTCCCTCATTAAATGGACAGAAGATAAAGAGATAGATTCGATATCCCAAAACATCATAAATTATGCAAGTGAGTTCGAGAATTTTTATCCAAAGGATTACGATAGGATTGTTGAGAAACAGACAGTCAGCGGCTACAGTTATAACACTATTGCTGTCAAAGTTAAGATGGAGGATGGAACAAAGGAAACCTTTCAGTTTATTCGCAGCACCAATCCGGAAAAATCAATGCTGAACAGATTGATTATCATTATGACTTTAGGTGTGCTTGCGGGTAGCATATTCGCAATACTAGCTGGTTATTTCCTTGCGGGGCGAGCTTTAGTACCAATTCAAAAATCATGGGAATCACAGCAGCAATTCGTTTCAGATGCTTCTCATGAGCTAAGAACGCCGTTAGCTGTTATTCAATCGAGAACAGATCTTCTGTTCCAGGAACCTGATGCCACCATTCAGGAAAAGGCGATTGACATCTCTGTTATCTCGAAAGAGACACGAAGGCTGAATAAGCTTGTTACCAGTTTGTTAACACTTGCAAGGTCTGATTCAAACCAGATGGAAATATCGAAGCAAGAATTTGCCTTAGATGTTCTCATTCAAGAAGTAATTGACCAGTATGCAGATATAGCAGAGTTCCAAGGGAAAAGGATTTATACAGATACAATTACACCAATCAAGCTGATTGGTGACAAAGAGCGAATACACCAGTTGCTTGTCATACTCGTTGATAATAGCATGAAGTTTACGGATGAGGGTGGCACAATTGCTATAAATGCCGCTGCTAAGGCTCATACGATTGAATTAGAGGTAAAAGACAACGGCATTGGTATTCCAAAGCAGGACATTTCCAAAATATTCAACCGTTTCTATCAAGTCGAACAATCACGGACAGATATAGAAGGAACTGGCTTAGGATTGTCCATCGCAAAGTGGATTATCGACAAGCATTCAGGAACGATAAGAGTGGACAGTGAGCTGGAAAAAGGCACACGCTTTGAAATCACCTTTCCGAAGCTTGGACAGTAG
- a CDS encoding NADPH-dependent oxidoreductase, giving the protein MNEVIKTLTQHRSYRKYENKSVPNEMLHAILDSAQAAPSWINGQHVTVIVVEDHNRKEKLAELCGNQKHINEAPVFLVFCMDFHRTELSANLENTTFGAADQSDLLLVGATDAGIALANAITAAESLGLGTVPIGGIRRNAPEVIEFLQLPKYVVPISGLCIGFPAEDPGVKPRLPKEAYVHKETYHNDQTEALKEYNEVFKKYLQERGSEQANWTNRVANFYKQPYYPSIGPVLQKQGFHAKDLKE; this is encoded by the coding sequence ATGAATGAAGTAATAAAAACATTAACACAGCACCGTTCTTACCGTAAATATGAAAATAAAAGTGTACCAAATGAAATGCTTCATGCTATCTTGGATTCTGCACAAGCTGCACCATCCTGGATAAACGGGCAGCATGTAACTGTCATAGTAGTGGAGGACCATAATAGAAAGGAAAAACTGGCAGAGCTTTGCGGTAATCAAAAGCATATTAATGAAGCACCTGTATTTTTGGTCTTCTGTATGGACTTCCACCGAACAGAGCTTTCAGCTAACCTGGAAAACACTACTTTCGGTGCAGCAGATCAATCAGACCTGTTACTTGTTGGAGCAACAGATGCAGGAATTGCTTTGGCAAATGCAATAACAGCTGCTGAATCACTCGGATTGGGTACTGTTCCAATCGGAGGTATCAGAAGGAATGCACCAGAAGTGATTGAGTTTTTACAGCTTCCTAAATATGTAGTGCCTATTTCTGGTTTATGCATCGGTTTTCCTGCTGAAGATCCTGGTGTTAAGCCAAGACTTCCTAAAGAGGCTTATGTTCATAAAGAAACCTATCATAATGACCAAACAGAAGCTTTAAAGGAATATAATGAAGTATTTAAGAAGTACTTACAAGAACGCGGCAGTGAACAAGCAAATTGGACAAACAGGGTTGCCAACTTTTATAAGCAGCCATATTATCCAAGCATTGGACCAGTCCTGCAAAAACAAGGCTTTCATGCAAAGGATTTGAAGGAATAA
- a CDS encoding SDR family oxidoreductase, translating into MSDLSNKVALITGAASGIGHAAAISLVKSGAKVALLDLIPKNLEAVDKEIKELGGEALILEANIADPCSMSTAIDYIINKWGHLDIVFANAGINGTVSPIEHLAPEDWDKTMQINLKGTFLTIKYAVPHLKKNGGSIIITSSINGNRTYSSFGMSAYSTSKAGQVAFGKMAALELAKYKIRVNIICPGAIDTNIEENTFREEEKLKEIAIPVEYPEGSQPLAQKSGEPKQVADLVLFLSSDASSHVTGTEIYIDGAESLL; encoded by the coding sequence ATGAGTGATTTGTCAAACAAAGTGGCATTAATTACAGGTGCGGCATCTGGAATTGGGCATGCAGCCGCAATTTCTCTAGTGAAAAGCGGTGCAAAAGTAGCACTGCTCGACTTAATCCCCAAAAATTTAGAAGCTGTTGATAAAGAAATTAAAGAGCTTGGCGGAGAAGCCCTTATTTTAGAAGCAAATATAGCAGATCCTTGTTCTATGAGCACTGCAATTGATTATATTATCAACAAATGGGGACATCTTGATATTGTGTTTGCAAATGCAGGAATCAATGGAACAGTCTCACCGATTGAACATCTCGCTCCAGAGGATTGGGACAAAACAATGCAAATCAATCTTAAGGGTACCTTCCTCACAATTAAATACGCTGTTCCTCATTTGAAAAAAAATGGCGGAAGCATCATTATTACCAGCAGCATTAACGGAAACAGAACATACTCCAGTTTTGGTATGTCCGCATACAGCACTTCCAAAGCCGGTCAAGTTGCCTTTGGTAAAATGGCCGCATTGGAGCTCGCCAAGTATAAAATAAGGGTAAATATTATCTGTCCTGGAGCAATTGATACAAATATTGAAGAGAACACTTTCCGTGAAGAGGAAAAACTGAAAGAAATTGCTATCCCTGTAGAATATCCGGAGGGAAGTCAGCCGCTTGCACAAAAATCTGGCGAGCCAAAACAGGTTGCAGATCTTGTCCTGTTCCTGAGCTCTGATGCCTCCAGTCATGTTACTGGAACAGAAATTTATATCGATGGCGCTGAATCACTGCTTTAA
- a CDS encoding zinc-dependent alcohol dehydrogenase family protein has translation MKAMIVDSYGNSSVFREVEMDKPTIKPGYVIIKVMASSVNPIDAKIRAGAVPAASPELPAVLHGDVAGIVEEVGEGVESFKVGDEVFGCAGGFKGTGGALTEFMLADVRLLARKPKNITMQQAACLPLVSITAWDALFVKGNLSANQNILIHGGTGGVGHIALQLAKWKGANVYTTVSSEEKANIAKSLGADTVIDYKAETVEEYVEKYTGGNGFQTVFDTVGGKNLDTSFQAAAAHGTVLAIAARSTHDLSPMHAKGLSLHITFMLLKILDETKRVEHGVILQKIAEIVEAGKLKALVDEKDFSFEEAGKSHEYLETGKAIGKISLINKWQ, from the coding sequence ATGAAAGCAATGATTGTAGATTCATATGGTAATTCTTCTGTATTTCGTGAAGTAGAAATGGATAAGCCCACTATTAAACCTGGCTATGTAATTATTAAAGTAATGGCTTCAAGTGTAAATCCAATTGATGCAAAGATTAGAGCAGGAGCAGTTCCAGCTGCTTCCCCGGAGCTGCCTGCTGTCCTTCATGGCGATGTCGCAGGAATTGTAGAAGAAGTAGGCGAAGGTGTCGAAAGCTTTAAGGTTGGAGATGAAGTTTTTGGCTGTGCCGGCGGTTTTAAAGGAACAGGCGGGGCATTAACAGAATTTATGCTTGCTGATGTGCGATTATTAGCGCGAAAACCTAAAAATATTACGATGCAGCAAGCAGCATGTCTGCCACTAGTTAGCATAACTGCTTGGGATGCGCTTTTTGTAAAAGGAAATTTGTCTGCAAATCAAAATATATTAATTCATGGCGGTACAGGCGGTGTCGGTCATATCGCATTACAGCTTGCAAAGTGGAAGGGTGCTAACGTTTATACAACTGTTTCCTCAGAGGAAAAAGCAAATATAGCAAAATCATTAGGTGCAGACACAGTAATTGACTATAAAGCTGAAACAGTTGAAGAGTATGTAGAAAAATATACTGGAGGAAATGGATTTCAGACTGTATTTGACACTGTTGGTGGAAAGAATTTGGATACATCCTTTCAGGCAGCAGCAGCCCATGGCACAGTACTTGCAATTGCCGCAAGATCAACACATGATTTGTCGCCAATGCATGCAAAAGGTCTATCCTTACATATTACCTTTATGCTTTTAAAAATATTGGACGAAACAAAAAGGGTGGAACATGGAGTTATTCTTCAAAAAATTGCAGAGATTGTAGAAGCAGGAAAGCTTAAGGCGTTAGTTGATGAAAAGGATTTTTCATTTGAAGAGGCTGGCAAGTCGCATGAATACTTGGAAACAGGTAAGGCGATTGGCAAAATATCATTGATTAATAAATGGCAATGA
- a CDS encoding ATP-binding protein, with the protein MEFILLMMVALIPLIISLTVLFFSKTRLAIALSLFLGMLSFWQMDVATLYADEVLSLKWIDTLFRIFRGGSIFIMPIMYYFSYYLVRKNDELRKYRWLLNKGVLVTFLLYTFFVYIINFIDFGIESYKVRDDQLLSPSHLLPVYGVGNVFFMVNIVLGYLNTFLLLFITTKIRDIADKKFYVKLVTAAILIFINGNLSGFAFIPLYYSSFNSIFAAIILFIGFFQMQSYKINAMNGEVLKQSEQLEAIMNINPNYLLVMDGETIIKVNDSLCELLKRDSSDLLGKPHSCITNEISMETIKPQKFLDVNGDKHYILWGRKELNYNNEGRRTIYFGMDITEQKRNEQLIISSEKLKVVGEMAASVAHEIRNPLTTIRGFIQLLKEKSNKTGYEDILLEEIDRINHVLKELLILGKPEAIAAARNESLRSQPFAELQNIKLLFQALAIEQNKEIILEDRQNNPTFVSMEKSHFKQVIINVLKNSLEAIPSGSGKVKMIIDCNADTVRIRMIDNGEGINKELLNRIWEPYYTSKEKGNGIGLTVCNRLLQDNDGQMFVKSKEGLGTCVTIILPIIG; encoded by the coding sequence ATGGAATTTATATTATTGATGATGGTAGCATTAATTCCACTCATTATTTCCCTGACAGTCCTGTTTTTTTCAAAAACTAGATTAGCTATAGCACTTTCCCTCTTTTTAGGGATGTTATCCTTTTGGCAAATGGATGTTGCTACCCTTTATGCAGATGAAGTGCTTTCCCTTAAGTGGATTGATACGCTTTTTCGTATTTTTAGAGGTGGTTCCATTTTCATCATGCCAATAATGTATTACTTCTCCTATTATTTAGTACGAAAAAATGATGAGTTAAGAAAATACAGATGGCTTTTAAACAAAGGAGTGCTTGTCACATTCCTCTTATATACTTTTTTTGTCTACATTATTAACTTTATTGATTTTGGGATTGAATCGTATAAAGTGAGAGATGACCAGCTATTGTCTCCTTCACACCTGTTGCCAGTATATGGAGTCGGAAATGTGTTTTTTATGGTCAATATTGTTTTAGGTTATCTTAATACATTCCTGCTGCTATTTATTACAACAAAAATAAGGGACATTGCAGATAAAAAATTTTATGTAAAGCTTGTAACTGCAGCTATTCTTATATTTATTAACGGTAACTTAAGTGGTTTTGCTTTTATACCGCTGTATTACTCAAGCTTTAATTCAATTTTTGCTGCAATCATATTATTTATTGGTTTTTTTCAAATGCAGTCATACAAGATAAATGCTATGAATGGAGAAGTGCTGAAGCAAAGTGAGCAGCTAGAGGCAATCATGAATATAAACCCGAATTATCTTCTAGTAATGGATGGAGAGACAATCATTAAAGTAAATGACTCCTTATGTGAGCTATTAAAAAGGGACAGCAGTGATCTTCTTGGCAAACCTCATTCTTGTATAACGAATGAGATCAGTATGGAAACAATAAAGCCACAAAAATTCTTGGATGTAAATGGGGATAAACATTATATATTATGGGGCAGAAAAGAGCTTAACTACAATAATGAAGGTAGGCGTACTATTTACTTCGGAATGGATATAACAGAGCAAAAAAGAAATGAACAGTTGATTATTTCCTCTGAAAAGCTGAAAGTGGTTGGTGAAATGGCTGCGAGTGTTGCCCATGAAATAAGAAACCCATTAACAACTATAAGAGGCTTTATCCAGCTTCTGAAAGAAAAAAGCAATAAAACAGGCTACGAAGATATACTATTAGAAGAAATAGATCGTATTAATCATGTGCTAAAGGAATTGCTCATCCTTGGGAAGCCCGAAGCAATAGCAGCTGCAAGAAATGAGTCTTTAAGGAGTCAACCCTTCGCCGAACTGCAAAATATTAAGCTTCTATTTCAGGCGTTAGCAATTGAACAGAACAAGGAAATCATCCTAGAGGACAGACAGAATAACCCCACCTTTGTTTCGATGGAAAAATCACATTTTAAGCAGGTAATCATAAATGTGTTGAAAAATAGTCTTGAGGCCATACCTAGTGGCAGCGGGAAAGTAAAGATGATTATAGACTGCAATGCAGACACTGTCAGAATTCGGATGATAGATAATGGAGAAGGCATCAACAAAGAGCTTCTCAACCGAATTTGGGAGCCTTATTATACAAGTAAAGAAAAAGGCAATGGGATTGGCTTAACCGTCTGCAACAGACTATTGCAGGATAATGATGGTCAGATGTTCGTTAAAAGCAAGGAAGGGTTAGGTACGTGTGTAACAATAATACTTCCTATTATAGGTTAA
- the tlp gene encoding small acid-soluble spore protein Tlp — MTNNRPNPDNREDNVEKLQDMIENTLDNIEKSEETMANASADERANIEAKNRRREESINAFREEAKDEAANRENGYQ, encoded by the coding sequence ATGACAAATAATCGTCCAAATCCAGATAACAGAGAAGATAATGTAGAAAAGCTGCAAGATATGATTGAAAATACATTAGACAATATCGAAAAATCAGAAGAGACAATGGCAAATGCATCAGCTGATGAAAGAGCTAATATAGAAGCTAAAAACAGAAGAAGAGAAGAATCGATTAATGCATTCCGAGAAGAAGCTAAAGATGAAGCTGCTAATCGTGAAAATGGTTACCAATAA
- a CDS encoding VOC family protein translates to MIKSMYPYFVLNGNGREAVEFYKNALHAEVISVQLFGDMPHDSEKPLPEEAKNRVLNAQLKVGNIDLMLSDNFPGMSYSVGTNVTTAIILEDPEDTKRVFAALEEGGKVKMPLQETFWSPLYGQVEDKYGFEWQVSTEGKLTNS, encoded by the coding sequence ATGATTAAATCGATGTATCCTTATTTCGTATTAAACGGAAATGGAAGAGAAGCAGTAGAATTTTATAAGAACGCACTCCATGCTGAAGTAATAAGTGTTCAGCTTTTTGGTGATATGCCCCATGATTCTGAAAAGCCATTGCCAGAAGAGGCGAAAAATCGTGTGTTAAATGCACAACTGAAAGTCGGAAACATAGACTTGATGCTTTCAGACAATTTTCCGGGAATGTCATATTCGGTAGGAACTAATGTGACTACTGCTATTATTTTGGAGGACCCGGAGGATACAAAAAGAGTATTTGCGGCCTTAGAAGAGGGCGGTAAGGTGAAGATGCCGCTTCAGGAAACATTTTGGAGCCCTTTATATGGCCAAGTGGAGGATAAATACGGATTTGAATGGCAAGTGTCCACAGAAGGGAAGCTTACAAACAGCTAA
- a CDS encoding ChaB family protein, with amino-acid sequence MPYKNVKDLPESVQDNLPHHAQEIFKEAFNSALGEYHKEETAFKVAWSAVKNKYHKDNDGNWTAKD; translated from the coding sequence ATGCCTTATAAAAATGTGAAGGATTTGCCAGAATCGGTACAGGATAACTTGCCACACCACGCTCAGGAAATTTTTAAAGAAGCATTTAATTCTGCCTTGGGTGAATATCATAAAGAAGAAACTGCTTTTAAAGTGGCATGGAGCGCAGTAAAAAATAAATACCACAAGGATAATGACGGGAATTGGACAGCTAAGGATTAA
- a CDS encoding SDR family NAD(P)-dependent oxidoreductase produces MNRMDKKVAVITGGASGIGKASAIRLAQEGAKITIIDRNAERGKAVIKEITELGGEAIFCQADITNEKQVADAMAQTAKKWGTITTLFANAGIVGTVSPIEQFSTKDWAATIQNNVIGTFETVKQAIPYLKDNGGTITITSSVSGNRRFAQEGFSAYSSSKAAIAAFAKMAAIELAQHKIRVNSICPGTIDTNIFESLQESESVNEINFPFDIPENGIPLKQEAGKPKEVANLFLFLASDEASHLTGTEVYVDSAESLIKG; encoded by the coding sequence ATGAACCGAATGGATAAAAAAGTAGCTGTCATAACAGGCGGTGCTTCCGGAATTGGAAAAGCCTCTGCCATTCGCTTAGCACAAGAAGGGGCAAAAATTACTATTATTGATAGAAATGCAGAAAGAGGCAAAGCTGTCATAAAAGAAATTACTGAATTAGGTGGAGAAGCGATATTTTGTCAAGCAGATATAACTAATGAAAAACAAGTAGCTGATGCAATGGCACAAACAGCTAAAAAATGGGGTACAATAACTACTCTTTTTGCTAATGCAGGTATTGTCGGAACGGTATCTCCTATTGAGCAGTTTTCAACAAAGGATTGGGCTGCTACTATTCAAAATAATGTAATTGGAACATTTGAAACCGTCAAGCAAGCTATTCCCTATTTGAAAGATAATGGTGGTACAATCACCATTACCAGCTCTGTTAGCGGGAATCGCCGTTTTGCCCAAGAAGGATTCTCTGCTTATAGTTCCTCTAAAGCAGCAATTGCAGCATTTGCAAAAATGGCTGCAATCGAGCTGGCACAACACAAAATACGAGTCAATTCTATTTGCCCTGGTACTATCGATACCAATATTTTTGAATCTCTGCAGGAGTCAGAGAGCGTTAATGAAATAAACTTCCCATTTGATATCCCGGAAAACGGAATACCTTTAAAGCAAGAGGCTGGAAAACCAAAGGAAGTAGCAAACTTATTCCTGTTTTTAGCTTCTGATGAAGCTTCCCACCTAACAGGCACGGAAGTATATGTAGATAGTGCCGAATCATTAATTAAAGGTTAA